The following nucleotide sequence is from Nesterenkonia xinjiangensis.
CGCCCGGATCCTCGGATCCGGGGCCCAGGAGTTCCTCGGCCTCGCGGCGGTCTCGGCCACGGTGATGTGGATGACCGCCGTGGGCAGTCTGATCCTCGATGAGGCCTCGCTGCGGGCCGGGGCGCTGCTGGCCGTCCCAGCCGGAGCCCTCCTGCTGTTCGTCGGCAGGCTCGTCTGGCGCCATCGCCTGCGCCGCCACTGGGACACCGGTGTGGGGCTGCACCGCGCACTGGTCATCGGGGAGGACGGCAAAGCCCGGCACATCGCCGACCACCTGCGCCGCCTCGGACCGGTCAGCGGCTACCAGGTGGTGGAGCTGCTCGTCCGCGAGGCCGGGCAGCCCCTCTCTTCTCCCGGCCCGTCCACCCTGGCAGGACTCACGGAGACCGAGGCCGCGGATCCTGAGCAGATCATCCGGCACGCACGGGACGCGATCACCCGCGACGCCGTCGACACCGTGATCCTCACCAGCGCCGACCAGCTCACGCCCCGCGCGCTGCGCGAACTCGGATGGGCGCTGGCCGCGCTCGACGTCGACCTCGTCGTCGCACCCTCCCTGAGCGAGATCAGCCAGGGCAGGCTGCATACGCGCAGCGTGGACGGCATGCCGCTGATGCACGTGGACTCCCCGCGGCTCAGCGGCGGCGCCGCGGCGCTGAAGAGGGCCTTCGACATCGTCTTCGCCCTGACGGCCCTGCTGGCCATCGCTCCCGTGCTGGTGGCCGCGGCAGTGGCCGTCAGGCTCGACTCGCCGGGGCCGGTGTTCTTCTCCCAGACCCGCGTGGGCCTGCGTCACTCGTCGTTCCAGATGCTGAAGTTCCGGTCGATGGTGGTCGACGCGGAGGCGCGTCGTGAGGAGCTGCTGAGCACCTCCGAGGGCAACGCGGTGATGTTCAAGATGCGTCGCGATCCTCGGGTGACCCGGGTAGGGACAGTCATCCGCAGATACAGCATCGACGAGCTGCCACAGTTCCTCAACGTGCTGCGCGGAGACATGTCCGTGGTCGGGCCGCGGCCGCCGCTGGTCAGCGAGGTCGAGGCCTATGACGAGAACTCCCAACGGCGCCTGCTGGTCAAACCCGGGATCACCGGGCTCTGGCAGGTCGGCGGCCGCTCGGACCTCAGCTGGGAGGATTCGGTCCGCCTGGACCTCTACTACGTGGAGAACTGGTCGCTGGCCGGGGACGTCGGCATCGTGCTGCGGACCCTCCGTGCGGTCCTGCGGGGGGCGGGTGCCTACTGAGCCTCGGCAGGGACCACAGGACCCGCGCCGGTGAACCGACGCTCAGAGTCGCCGACCGACAGGCCGGCCACCCACGTGACGACGATCAGGGGAACCCCATGACACCACACTCATCCCGCGAGGCCGCCGGCTGCTGGTGGCCCGCAGGAGCACCAGGGTCGGCGTTGTCCGGCACGGTCACCGGTGCGCTGCTCGGTGAGGAAGCGCCCCCCGCGGCCCTTCGACTGACCCTGGAGGCGTCCGCACCGGAGAACGCGCAGGCGATGATCGCCGCCCTGCGCCGCCCGCCGGCGGTGCTCCACGGCCTCCTCGACGGCCGCGCCGCCACGGCCTGGACGCGTGAGGTCATGGCGGAGACCGGCACCCTGTACGTCGAGCTCGAGGTGCTCCTGATCGGGGCGCATCTCATGGGTTCCGAGGATCGCCGTCTGCAGGAGGCCGAGATGCGTCTCGACAGCCTCCAGGTGGGGCAGATCCTGGTGGGTGCCGGGCCCTGGACCGGCTCGCTCCCGCTGGGCGGGGACGCATCCGACTCCGCACCCCCGGCGGGCACCGGTCAA
It contains:
- a CDS encoding sugar transferase; this translates as MSLEMLPTSELRSLSHPGVDLRPPSAWRVVPPLQVQGLPAGLGTTTPGGTSELRRWRRGLARRIAVSDGLIILLVLGGLHLAGALTSTAQGLLASGGVLALWMLLLALCRTRNARILGSGAQEFLGLAAVSATVMWMTAVGSLILDEASLRAGALLAVPAGALLLFVGRLVWRHRLRRHWDTGVGLHRALVIGEDGKARHIADHLRRLGPVSGYQVVELLVREAGQPLSSPGPSTLAGLTETEAADPEQIIRHARDAITRDAVDTVILTSADQLTPRALRELGWALAALDVDLVVAPSLSEISQGRLHTRSVDGMPLMHVDSPRLSGGAAALKRAFDIVFALTALLAIAPVLVAAAVAVRLDSPGPVFFSQTRVGLRHSSFQMLKFRSMVVDAEARREELLSTSEGNAVMFKMRRDPRVTRVGTVIRRYSIDELPQFLNVLRGDMSVVGPRPPLVSEVEAYDENSQRRLLVKPGITGLWQVGGRSDLSWEDSVRLDLYYVENWSLAGDVGIVLRTLRAVLRGAGAY